Proteins from one Bufo gargarizans isolate SCDJY-AF-19 chromosome 8, ASM1485885v1, whole genome shotgun sequence genomic window:
- the CFAP119 gene encoding coiled-coil domain-containing protein 189, translated as MFAESGSPGMEALRPVTKAKSKILVWKDVTVRDLERLERAQSDDDLRRALSEWLHVEDGLCEPRASALRDLYYYTVRFCWDRGFSREQTSCVFSVVKETHAACVGSPLGNVAECYRHFQDLLLCHAVHRPPSSISLFSAQQLLLISDYMVTTYFRHFKLYKYVFTPQVNLDLTVTYDGRCGWQQ; from the exons ATGTTTGCTGAGAGCGGGAGTCCCGGGATGGAAGCTCTGCGCCCG gtaaCGAAAGCAAAATCCAAAATCCTTGTCTG GAAGGATGTGACGGTCCGTGACTTGGAGAGGCTGGAGCGCGCCCAGAGTGATGACGACCTCCGCAG GGCCCTTTCGGAATGGCTGCATGTGGAGGACGGCCTCTGTGAGCCTCGCGCCTCGGCCCTGCGGGACCTGTATTACTACACCGTGCGCTTCTGCTGGGACCGCGGGTTCAGCCGGGAGCAGACGTCCTGTGTGTTCTCCGTGGTGAAGGAGACGCATGCGGCCTGTGTAG GGTCACCCCTAGGGAATGTCGCCGAGTGTTACCGCCACTTCCAGGACCTGCTCCTGTGTCACGCTGTGCAT CGGCCTCCGTCCAGCATCAGCCTCTTCTCCGCCCAGCAGCTTCTGCTCATCTCCGACTATATGGTGACGACGTATTTCCGCCACTTCAAGCTGTATAAATACGTGTTTACTCCtcag GTGAATTTAGACCTCACAGTCACTTATGACGGAAGGTGTGGATGGCAGCAGTGA